In the Arachis stenosperma cultivar V10309 chromosome 8, arast.V10309.gnm1.PFL2, whole genome shotgun sequence genome, tCCCTACGAAACACCTCTTATGTTTTGGTCcctaaaatttttctttttttagtcGAGTAAAATTAAAGTTACCTATTTTAGTCCTAGTTTGTTCCGTTAAGTGCTGAACTGGCAGGTTGAATGCTGACGTGGCAAGACATATCACATCAGCAAGCAAATTAATTGTAGGTACTTAAATAACCAACTTTGAAATTTTACTAAAcgaaaaccaaaaaaattataaggacAAGAGGAAAACAAGACAGGCATTTGACCAAAATCCTTTTAAGCCTTGTTTTTCATAGTAACATCAAAGAGAATATAACAGATATGCAGTAGAATCAGAATTCGTTATTCAAACCTCTACTTGCTTTTCCCGAGGAGCATAAAATATGGATTCCACAGACAGCATTGCTACGGTTATCAACATCTCCTCTAAGCAGTTATACTGACTAGCTAAGATAAGAGCTTTGGAATAAACAGGGTCCAACGGCAGCCGAGCCATTTGATGCCCAACAGGATCAGAGAGCTGACAGTCATCTGTTAGAGCACCTAGTGAAAATAGCTGTTCCAATGATTTGATAATCGCTGTCCTGTTCAAACATGAAAGGGAACAAGCTTTCAATAATGTTTTGCATAGTATATTAGCATATAGAAACAGTAATATATATATCCCTGACCCTGAACGCGGCTACTTCAGTTCAACAGTACAATACATGATACAGCTTACAAGAGATCAAAAGAAATTTCAAAAGCTCACTAACAAGGGATGCCAGAAGAATAATTCACTAATATATTATCAAAGAGATCAGAAATTACATCTAGTCAAAAGAAATTTTTATTTACCTCATGTATGCTTCCGAATAGTGGTCATTGTACCAAGATTGTAGTATAATGTGCACCACAGTGCAAACAACCATATATGTTGTTCTCAGGTTGCACTATGATAATAAGTGGAATGAACCATTAAAACTCATTTTTACTACCTTAGAAAGTGGTTGTGGTTGATGTTATATTGAAGAGAATAGAATCATTTGGATCTGTTTGGATTCAGAAAGTTGTGttttttcttccaaaattaaTCACAAAACTCCaccttctttatttatttatcaaaagCTAAAATATTGAGGTAATGTGCATCTTGATTCCTGAAATTGATTGGATGGGTCAATTTGATCCccagcttttcaaaatgaccaAGTAAGTGTCCCACTTTTAGAAACAACGAAACTTTCGTCTCACATCCGTTAGGGTAATGCTGAAGTGAACATTTAAATGCCACCCCGGTactataataattttttaatgtgtAACACTTCTTAATTGTATTCAAATGGTATTTAATATTGGTCCATAggtcttaattaaaaaaaattgatacaCATCAATAAGACACATGAACCAACTTCAAGCACCATATTGACCATAATTAAAATGTTTCCACGTCAACCAGCTATGACAGTAGATTTAACTAACCAAATTAGCAGTACACTAATGGTTGTGACACGGAAGTTTGTTCAAAGACTAACATGGGAATCACATTTCTGAAAGTGAGGGACAGAATTTGTCATTTTGAAAAATGAGGTACTAAATTGACTCATTCATTCAATTTTAGAGAGTAAAATGGGCATTACCTCTGAAATATTGGTTGGAATTTGTTAGAATTTGTTCAGGAAAGGGAGAATTCTACCATTGTGCCATCAAAAAccatatgttaaaaataaaaaggattcACCATAGACATATCTAAAAAAAATGATACGACAAATAATTATCAGCAAAAATGGAGCACATAAATACTGATAAATATGTAAATGTAGGGAAACAATCAAACCAAAATGCTGACAAGTTTCTCACCGTGAAGGTTTCTCAATAAAATCAAACCCTAATATGTCATCAACACCCAAGGCCTTAAGCTGCAAAATCACATTAGATAGGTTGCACCGCTTAATCTCTGGCTTTGTCGAATCCTCAAGCTTCTCAAATTCACTTTCTGGATATAGACGAAAGCATTTTCCAGGTCCTTCACGCCCTGCACGGCCACTGAACAACAAAGCTAACAATCAGTTTGCTCGTACTTAATGAAGAATTCCATGTATATGTTAATTTCAGTAAGATAGTTTAGCGAGAGTAACTATGCAAATGATATCACTCATTATAACCAACATATGATATGTAAGAACAGCTACACATAAAATCACAATTAAAGAATGAGCTATTATACAGAAAAAAGAGTTCAAGACTTGAAAAGGCAtcataaagaaaaaagaaatgaaagGTTACATCACTCagtttaatttcattttctgaTAAAATATATTACAAGCTTTACAATAAAGAGATTCCCAATGGACATgcatagcaaaaaaaaaaaaacacatgacaaaaataaattgaaaaatataccAGAAACAATATGCTAGATTTGCATCTAAAAAGTATTTGTTCAGCAATGCTGTGTGATGTGCAGAAAAGGTTTTCTACACTAAACTACATTAACACTGGAAAACTGACATCATCGGTTAAACAGAGAAAAGCTTGTCGGGTTTTTGTTGACTAAATTAAAGCAACAATCAACATTAAGCACACTAAAACAGAATCTTGCACCATACCTTCTTTGCAGTGCCTGGGATTTGGATGTAGGTACTATAATCAAAGATTCCATGTCTTTTCCAGGATCATAAGAACGTGCTTTGACAAAGCCAGGATCTATTACATACTTTACTCCAGGAATTGTTACTGATGTCTCAGCAATATTAGTTGCCAATATCACCTAAGAAAGAAACAGAAAGATAACTTGAATGCAACTAAAAGCAAGTGAGTACCCATTCGATAAagattattatttaaaatttgcaTCAGATCCCATTGAACAGGTGATGcccaattattattatttttttttttaaaaatcatcgTGTTCATAGGGATTATGTCTAGCTGAGCTGAAATTTGCCAAATCATAGAAGGTAGTTGTTATGGAAAAGCTGGTAGCACTTACAGTGAACCTTACTTGAAAATAgattatatatgaatttaaaaGCATGTGCATATGCATATTCAACTCTAAAATGAGGCCACCCGCATTTTACTTTAAATTATAGACATGGTCAGACAAAACAGAATGCTTCACGATATTTAATGGAAACCTAGACCAAATATATCAATCATTTTAAATATGTGAATCCAATTTTACAAACGTCTAACTTAAATATATTTTCCCTTTAGTTTTATTGAATCAGTTGAGAGACAGAGCCAATGATGAGATACCTTGCGAAACCCAGACGGAGCTGGTGCAAAGACCCGCAACTGCTGCTCAGATGGAAGAGCTGCAAATATAGGCACAACTTGAAGCTTCTGACTCCCTTCAGGAAACTGAGTGAGTCTGTCATTGATAAGCTTTTCAACTGATTCAATCTCTTCTTGACCAGTAAGAAATACTAGTATATCACCAGGGCCCTCCTTTGAATGAATCTATAGATCAATGACATGAGTTTAAGCAACAGAGCTATGAACTTTGTTTCTCAGTCATCCATCACTCACTACATTGTTATAACCGTATACcatatgatttaatttataatatatacgCGGCAATATCGCTGGATGATTCAATGTGCTAATGAGAATGAATGGAGTGAGCCATCGCATGAGTTATGAAGCTGTAAATACCATAAATGCATATGTAGAAACCAAGAGTGATGCATTGTAAAATATCCAAAGATTTCTCATTACAATCAAGTAAAATATCGATTGCATTATATTAGATTAAATGAAGTGGTTATTAATTAAACCTATCACCTGGAATATTGTTATCAAGGAAGCATCTAAATAGTCTTCTTCTGGATGCAATGTGTAAAATATATCCACAGGAAATTGTCTCCCTTGGATGTGAACAGATTTGGCACTGCCAAAATATTCGGAGAAAGTGCGAGCATCAAGACTAGCAGACATAATTATTAGCTTCAATGGAGCATACTTGTCGTGGTTATCCTTTTTAAGAAAACTGCTGCTCTGACCACCGTATTCTTTCTCCAGTGACATGCCAACATTCACATTCTTTTTTCCAAAGTTAATGCCCTGATCATCAGCAACAGATCTTGACCGAGCAGATTGTACATTTTTTAGCAAGGCCAGCAAGATATCAGTGTGGACAGTTCTCTCATGTGCTTCATCAACAATTATAACAGAATACTTGGAAAGATATGGATCCAACAATGCTTCCCTATAAGCATAAAGAAACACATCAGCTATCCTATACAAAAAGCTGCACTTACAATCTACAGAAAACAAATATTTCAAATTGAAATCGGTGTTTCAAATCATATACAACTAAAATCCATGTCAAAGAGGGCGATTGGTGAAGAACGTGGTTTGGTTAGTCCATTCTTAAAGAAAACAACTTAAAACAAATGGCAGAAAGACACCTCCACCAAAGCAAAGTCATAATTTCTTCTGTATTTCAGTATTGAGAAGAGCAACAAATTCTGATTGGCCAAGTTCCCAGTAGAAGTCTCACAAAATGAATCTTAATGGAAAACGGAAAAAGATATCCAAACATCCATGTTACACGTATACCTTAGAAGCAAACCATCTGTCATATATTTAATTCTTGTTGAGCTGGAAGTAGTATCATCAAATCTAACAGAGTACCCAACTTTCTGGCCCAACTCAACACCACATTCTTCAGCAACCCGTTTTGCAACTGTAATGGCAGCTACACGTCTCGGTTGAGTTATCCCAATCACTTTTCCATCACGGCAAAATCCAGCACCAAACAGGAACTGTGGAATCTCTACACAGTAAAATGGAATACATAGAACATGGTGAAAACCTGCTATGTCTAAAAGCCTTTGTTCCTTAAATTTTATAGAAAAGCTAAATcacgaattatataaaaaataagatgtGACCTACGTGTGGTTTTCCCACTTCCTGTTTCTCCAACGATAATCAAAATATCATTCTTTTGGACCTCTTCAATGAGTCTTTTCTCAACTACAAGAGAAGCATAATCCGAATTATCACAACACAAGCTTCGAATAACTAGGAAAAACATAACAAGgaagaaatatataaaatcaaGCTCAGCCAATACCAGAAGCTATCGGGAGAGACTTCCTCTGCTGTGCTATCTTTTGCCTCCTGAAAAAGGAAACAACTATAAATGTTTAAAAACAACAAAGTCAAGTTTTCTCTTTTTCCAAAGTGATTCTTTCGTTCGTGGGTTTGGAGGAAATAATGAAACTTGACATGTATTGCAGAAATCCATACCGTGCAGAGAACTCAGTTTGACGATTCTGTTTTCCATTAGAGAATTTTCCGGTAGAACAAGGGCCATGGCTTCCCTTAGCCATGGAAGGCATTTCAACAAATCCAAAACTGTTAATTTGGAGATTTCAAAGACTTGCTGCAAAAGAGCAGCAAAGAGGATACCGAGTTAGGCCCTATCTGTCCGCGAGGGTGGTGCTGGGAGGAATGGTTCGGCGGCGCTGGGAGGTGCTGGAAGGAAGCGCCGTAGAGAGTGCAGAGTGAGTGTTTTGAGAGGCGGCTAGCTGTTTTGGTTTTGTTAGGGTTTTTTTGTGAACCGGTTCGGTTagagttttaaattttatagagGGGCTTAATCGCcgaatataatattatttaattatcatCACTAATTcgtattaatattaatttaatattaatattccCCCAAAATCATCAAATATGGGTTGATGTTCGTTCAGGAATTGTTCTTAATTCGAAGCTACTACAGCTTCTACAATCACACTAACTAACATATCATTAGTATTGTTagtatgattatgattatgggAAGCAGTAGCAGAATCGGTTCATCATTTTCTTCTTGCTTAGTGGCTCCTCTTCCTTCCCCTTTTAACCGTACAACACTTTTCCAGGTACGTTTTTATATCAATCACCCCTAATTATGACCTGTGTTAAtttgttttattaattaatttcatgtttaggGTGTAATTATTTGTATCCATTTTCGTTCCATGAAAACTTAGTGCTTGGATTGACTAATAGTTACTTGAATAGGGTTATGTATGTATATGGCTTATGCATTTGTTGATTAGGGTTATGCTTTTGCATGAGGTAGTGTGCAATTTGGCCCTCATTTGGTGATTGCTATTCTTAGTGTTAGGgctcaaaaagaaaaaattgaaagaggAAAAAGCTGCTACCTAACTTATCTTGTGTGTTTAGCTAGCTGTTGTCTCCAATTTGATGGTTTTAGTGTTGTTATGATGACACACTCGACGGTAAGAGCGCGTTAGGAGCATCCAAGAATTTCTCCCTACTTTTAAGCCTTGATTGATTTCAACTATACACAACTTATTGGATTTAGATAGACAGTTTTTGGTTTTAGAGGACAGTTCGAATCTGTTGGATTTCGGTGTAGCTCTTGAAGTTGCAGAATGAGGATCTCCCTGTTAGTATTGGATTAAGACTGGATAGGGTTTCGCTGCTGAATTTTCGTTCATCAGTAGAACTTGGACGAAAGTGGAAGATATGTAATCTAATGGTCGCAATTCACTTGGTCAAATGGATGTATGCATTCCAATAGTGACTGTATATATAATTACTTTTCTTCAATATGGTGATGATAGGCATGACATGTATAAATCTCAACGATGTCTACTTAGAGCTTTCTATATATTTAGACTACTAATCAAGCAATTGTGTAACTTGCTTTGCTACTTTAGTAACTCACTCTTGCTATCTTCTAGTTAAACTTCATTTcattatcctgttctgcttcaTTATCTTCGAATATTGCTTGATTTACTCTTCAACTTGTGTGGCTTTCTTTTCATTCTATATTCAGTCGAGATTATCACAAGGGTTGTTTGTCAACAAGCAAACTGCTGCCCAGCTACAAATATATGCTAAAGGTAGCTTGCTTATCTATTCGGTGATTCATGAATCTCTGCATTCTGCAGTAAGCTTCTGTCAGCtgctttttcttcatctttAGAGATATGAATGTTACAAGTTATTCCTTAGATAAGTCAGTTAGCTGTAGATGGCTCTACACCTTTAAACTTTGGTCCATGTGCTGATTAGATCTTGGGGTTGAAAAGTGCAAATGACCCCTGAACTTCACACTTCAGTGAAAATTCCCTCCAGTAAGAACTGTTAATCACGGTATTATTGGAGGTTTTAATGCTGAAAAGGCTTTACATGTGGATATTTCATGAGAGTTCCATCAGATATTTAATTGTTGCTTAATGGAGGGAATCCTTCGGCACAAAGTGTGAAGTTCACAAGTCTAATTTGTACCTGCATCAGCGCAAATGATGTGATCTAGGGGTTTCCTGACATATATGAAATCCTCTGGAAGTGTTCTCAGTTAATGTTCTTTTTTGTATTTCTATCATGGTTAGACAAATCATGCCAGTTCAAGTTTATATATGGAATTCCAAAGTTAAAGGGAAGGTTCCAGAAACAGTCATAATGCTCTCTCTGTTGTCTCTGAGGATCAACCACAAAGCACTGAGCTTGATGAAGCTGCTTTAGTTCCAGAAAGCGAAGATGCTATTGCTGAAGACATATCTACCATTGGCAActcatctttttatttattgggAAGTGATGGAAAACCAGGCTTTATATCATTCTTTAACCGTCCATATAGAAAAGACCATGAGACACTATCGTCAAAagaaaagagtaaaaataacATCTTGTGGTTTGTGGGTCCTTCGGTCCTTGTTGCTTCTTTCATTTTTCCTTCACTCTATTTGTGCAAAGTGCTCTCCATCATTTTTGGAGACTCTTTGTTAACAGGTAAAGTTTCGATGGAAGAAAGCCTCTCTGTTGTGTTTGTTCATTGTATGTGTTTTGGTGATGCATTGTTTTGTCTTCACTCTGCAATACTGTTCTTGCATTTGGATGTGGTTCATATTAAGTAACTTATTGAACCAATGTGGGTAATATGTGCCATCTGCTGGTGAAGAAACCTGTGGAGCAAAGGGGAACTAATTTCAGTTGGGGTATTTAGTAATTGGATATTGCTAGGGGAGCATTTTGGACTTTCTGAACGTGGATATGCTGCTCATCGATTAATTTGGAATTATTGTTTCTTGatataaaatcaattaacaatagTCATTGGACTGAAAAGGAGACTTAATTAAACCACAAGCATAATTCATCATAAATTTTGGGCTGAAGTTGATAAAACTTTTACAAATATTGAACCTGGTTtagaaattcaattttttagTCTGACTTAGTAGTTGTAGTAATTCTTGGGGTCTGCATGTATAATTGCTTGCTTGaaatctttttagttctctttctttctttctttatacATATTTGGCTCTCTTCTCTGAACTGACTGCTTTCTTCATCTACAGATTTCCTCATATTATTCTTCACAGAAGCAATTTTCTATTGTGGTGTTGCGGTATATCTTTATCTACTAGACCGATTAAGGAAACCCATGCAACAAGAAACCGCAACTCTTGTTGGGACATCACGTCTCTTCTGTTGCTACCCTGGTGCTTAGTCTCGTAATTCCTATGGTCACTATGGTAGCGTTTGGtagagagacagagactgaaaTACTGATACTGAGAGACAGATACTTAGAGACAGAGACTGAAATAAAtttcagtattctgtttggtacAAAGTgggagacagaaattgaaacaagaatgaagctctaatttaatttgtacaaagggtaaaattggaattaattaattgaaatgagggtattttaggtatgaaatgttattaaaatttcagtatccgtctctaaaaatttcagtctcctgtgtccctactttttggaggtactgaaatactgaaattttggggACAGAGatagaaattttagtaccagtctctgacccaacaaacatgatactgagtcacagtctctcagtctctgtcccaatacctcaaaacaaacgctacctatGGGTTTGGTCTGGCCGTGGACTGGTCCTGCTCCATCCGCAACTCTTGCTCCATACCTGGTTGGTATAGTTGTCCAATTTGCATTTGAACAGTATGCAAGATATCGAAAATCACCTTCATGGTCTGCTATTCCATTAATCTTCCAAGTAAATACAATCCAATTCCATGCTGATCAAATTATGTATTTTTGTCCTCCCCATAAAGTGTAATCACAAAAAGATTAATTTATCCAGCCACCCTTTTCCTTATAGAGTTTTGCCTGCCTAATTGATACACTAAATTAGCATTTTGATTCTCTAGGTCTTCTTAATTGGACGAATCCACTAAAAATTTGACTTGATGAGTCATGTATGAATAAGGAACTAAGGACTATGCGTAGATTCGGTGAGATAAATCTGGTGCATCTGATACTGAGATAATTCAATGATATCTTAATGCAAATTTACATCAACAACTTCTACTAATAGATTGTTATTGACAGGTGTATAGATTGCACCAACTAAATAGAGCAGCACAACTGGTGACTGCTTTATCATTTACAGTTAGAGGAGCTGAGATGACCGCACACAACATGGCTATAAATAACTCTCTGGGTACCCTTTTGAATGTCCTACAATTCCTTGGTGTGATTTGCATTTGGTCCCTGTCAAGCTTCCTCATGAGATTTATACCTCCTGCTTCCACCGCGGcataataaaagtaaacaatTTCCTTGTAAAGTTTGTTTACAACTTGGAATTGATCCTCTCATGTTGATTTTTCATACGAACTTTCATGTGTAGTCTCTCACCTTTCATTCTGCTTGTCAAGTGTTTTGTATTGATTCCTCATTTTAAATGAAGGGTAAAAgatgactgatgagcggataatttatacgttttttggcattgtttttagtatgtttttagtatgttttagttagtttttattatatttttattagtttttagttaaaattcacttttctggactttactatgagtttgtgtatttttctgtgatttcaggtattttctggctgaacttgagggacttgagcaaaaatctgattcagagactgaaaaggattgcagatgctgttggattctgacctccctgcactcgaagtggattttctggagctacagaagcccaattggcacgctctcaacggcgttggatagtagacatcctgggctttccagcaatgtataatagtccaaactttgcccaagatttgatggcccaaaccggcgtttcaaatcagctcaaaactgcccggcattaaacgccggaactggcacaagaatgggagttaaacgcccaaactggcaccaaagctggcgtttaactccaagagaagtctctacacgaaaatgcttcaatgctcagcccaagcacacaccaagtgggcccggaagtggatttttatgtcatttactcatttctgtaaatcctaggctactagttctctacaaataggacattttactattgtattttcatcattggacatctagttcttagatcagatctttaGATTTTTGagtctttggatccttgatcatctggagtcttttgatcatgtattgggaggctggccattcggccatacctgaaccttgttcttatgtattttcaatggtggagtttctacacaccatagattaaggtgtggagctctgctgtacctcgagtattaatgcaattactattgttcttctattcaattcagcttgttcttattccaagatattcattcgcactaaagaacttgatgaatgtgatgattatgtgacgctcatcatcattctcacttatgaatgcgtgcctgacaaccactctcgttctacaagcaaacaaggcttgaatgtttatctcttggactccttaatcggaatcttcgtggtataagctagaattgatggcggcattcaagagaatccggaaggtctaaaccttgtctgtggtattctaagtaggattcaatgattgaatgactgtgacgagcttcaaactcctgaaggcttggcgttagtgacagacgcaaaagaatcaatggattctattccaacctgattgagaaccgacagatgattagccgtgccgtgacagggtgcgttgaacattttcactgagatgacgggattgtagccactgacaacggtgatgcccaacatacagcttgccatggaaaggagcaagaaggattggatgaagacagtaggaaagcagagagacggaagggacaaagcatctccattcgcttatctgaaattctcaccaatgaattacataagtatctctatctctatctttatgctttattcatatatcattcataaccattttaatctgtctgact is a window encoding:
- the LOC130944024 gene encoding pre-mRNA-splicing factor ATP-dependent RNA helicase DEAH10 isoform X1, with amino-acid sequence MPSMAKGSHGPCSTGKFSNGKQNRQTEFSARRQKIAQQRKSLPIASVEKRLIEEVQKNDILIIVGETGSGKTTQIPQFLFGAGFCRDGKVIGITQPRRVAAITVAKRVAEECGVELGQKVGYSVRFDDTTSSSTRIKYMTDGLLLREALLDPYLSKYSVIIVDEAHERTVHTDILLALLKNVQSARSRSVADDQGINFGKKNVNVGMSLEKEYGGQSSSFLKKDNHDKYAPLKLIIMSASLDARTFSEYFGSAKSVHIQGRQFPVDIFYTLHPEEDYLDASLITIFQIHSKEGPGDILVFLTGQEEIESVEKLINDRLTQFPEGSQKLQVVPIFAALPSEQQLRVFAPAPSGFRKVILATNIAETSVTIPGVKYVIDPGFVKARSYDPGKDMESLIIVPTSKSQALQRSGRAGREGPGKCFRLYPESEFEKLEDSTKPEIKRCNLSNVILQLKALGVDDILGFDFIEKPSRTAIIKSLEQLFSLGALTDDCQLSDPVGHQMARLPLDPVYSKALILASQYNCLEEMLITVAMLSVESIFYAPREKQVEARTAIKCFSSPEGDHITLINVYRASNDFLEKRSIEMGKAKFEKAFRKWCKDNFISSRSLRHARDIHRQIRVHAEQMGLNLASCGDDMLQYRRCLAASFFLNAAVKQPEGTYRALASGLVVQIHPSSVLFRQKPECIIFNELVQTNSKYVRNVSRIDYLWLTELAPQYYAVKN
- the LOC130944024 gene encoding pre-mRNA-splicing factor ATP-dependent RNA helicase DEAH10 isoform X2; translation: MTDGLLLREALLDPYLSKYSVIIVDEAHERTVHTDILLALLKNVQSARSRSVADDQGINFGKKNVNVGMSLEKEYGGQSSSFLKKDNHDKYAPLKLIIMSASLDARTFSEYFGSAKSVHIQGRQFPVDIFYTLHPEEDYLDASLITIFQIHSKEGPGDILVFLTGQEEIESVEKLINDRLTQFPEGSQKLQVVPIFAALPSEQQLRVFAPAPSGFRKVILATNIAETSVTIPGVKYVIDPGFVKARSYDPGKDMESLIIVPTSKSQALQRSGRAGREGPGKCFRLYPESEFEKLEDSTKPEIKRCNLSNVILQLKALGVDDILGFDFIEKPSRTAIIKSLEQLFSLGALTDDCQLSDPVGHQMARLPLDPVYSKALILASQYNCLEEMLITVAMLSVESIFYAPREKQVEARTAIKCFSSPEGDHITLINVYRASNDFLEKRSIEMGKAKFEKAFRKWCKDNFISSRSLRHARDIHRQIRVHAEQMGLNLASCGDDMLQYRRCLAASFFLNAAVKQPEGTYRALASGLVVQIHPSSVLFRQKPECIIFNELVQTNSKYVRNVSRIDYLWLTELAPQYYAVKN